GTACAcgccgctgccgtcgccggagacgaGGAGGTCGTCGAGCGTGGCCTGGTCTAGCATCTgccccaccagcacctccatctttCGCCTGCATTCCTTGCTCAGGCCCACGGCTGACACGACCCGCAGAACCCAGAAGAGACCCCTGCAGGAgaacgccgccccgccgccggagtGCGCCACGCCGTGCACGGCCGTGTCGGCGAGTCCGACCAGGCTTCCCGAGTTGTCGACCTTGCGgagcgcggcggcgcgggggaggtAATGCTGCAGGAACCGCGTTAGTGTGAGGTTCTTGTTGTCCACGCCGTAGCAGCCGACCAGTTGCATTGCCTTCTCGACGGTCGGCGGGGATAGAGACGCCACGTCATCGAACCACCACTCCCTGCCGCCGCCCAAGCATGACCGCCTCACCGACTCCGGCGTCTTGGCGGGTGACGGCCGCCCGCTGGAGCCTCTGACCGTGTCtggcgaggacgaggaggagctgtTCGACGTCTCCGTGCCTTCAGCGATCCTCGAGAACAGAGCTGAGAGGAGCTTCGCTCGGAGGCCGGAGACGTCGGCTCCGAACGCCTCGCAGCTCTTGACGGCGGCGAGCACGTCGGCCCAGCTCCAGTAGCAGAGCCCGACGTCCACGAAGGCCTCCGCCTGGGCGAGGAGGTTGCCGGCACGCACCTCCTCGGTCATCTCCAAGAACGCGGCGGCGCAGTGCACGAGCGGGAGGTCAGAGGGGCGGAGCGGCGGGAGGCGGCCATTGCTGTAGCAGAACTGTGCCACGAGGTCGAAGCCCTCGCCGCCTCCAGGGAAGCCCGCGAGGTCGACGCACAACGACGCCTCTGCTCCTCCTCCGCTCTCGGCCTTCGTCTCCCGCGTCGCCATTGCCCTCAGCCTCCCCGAGAAGGCGCACATGACGCTCTGCGTAATCACTCGATCATATCAAATGCACCGGTGAGAATGTTAGAGAGCCATCGACCCCTTTATCCGACGCATGCATGCAGGTAGCAGTTTACGTACGTATGGCGGGTACCTGGTGGAGAAGAAGCGCGTGACGGCCATCGACGTGCACCTTGAGATCCCAGACCTTGTCCATGGCTTTCGAGAGAAGAGAAGAACGAAA
This is a stretch of genomic DNA from Triticum dicoccoides isolate Atlit2015 ecotype Zavitan unplaced genomic scaffold, WEW_v2.0 scaffold169247, whole genome shotgun sequence. It encodes these proteins:
- the LOC119344446 gene encoding BTB/POZ domain-containing protein At3g19850-like; the encoded protein is MDKVWDLKVHVDGRHALLLHQSVMCAFSGRLRAMATRETKAESGGGAEASLCVDLAGFPGGGEGFDLVAQFCYSNGRLPPLRPSDLPLVHCAAAFLEMTEEVRAGNLLAQAEAFVDVGLCYWSWADVLAAVKSCEAFGADVSGLRAKLLSALFSRIAEGTETSNSSSSSSPDTVRGSSGRPSPAKTPESVRRSCLGGGREWWFDDVASLSPPTVEKAMQLVGCYGVDNKNLTLTRFLQHYLPRAAALRKVDNSGSLVGLADTAVHGVAHSGGGAAFSCRGLFWVLRVVSAVGLSKECRRKMEVLVGQMLDQATLDDLLVSGDGSG